GGATGAAAGCAACTTGGTAGAAGCTGCACTCAGCCTCTTTAAAAGCTAGGAGGTCCCATCACCATATTGCTTACATCTAGTCCGATCCTTTTAGATCTGTGAACGCTAAAGGGCTAAGGCCTAGACAGGAAGAGAAAGCAAAGTGTTGGACACCTCCCAGCCCAGATAAGTTAAGGAAATTGTATGACTATTAGGACACAGCCTGTGTCTGAGATATTCAGTACAAAATGTGCATCACAACCATCTCTTAAACAGGCATACGGGCTATTGCTAAGCGTTCCATGCATACCCCCTTCACATTATAGATTCATATAAATAtactacaaaaataaatacagaaacaaATACAAATCACTTTGTAATAGGCAAAATAGTTGAGTACTGATATTTTCATATTAGGAAGTTTGCAAACTACAGATATTGTCTAATTCTACCAGTAGGAACATGAAACTGTTCGCCATTACGCGATTAAACAGTATTGTGAAATAGCCATTTTACAGATCATTACAAAAATCATCCCCATTATGCAAGGAAACAGGTCCATTTGGGCTGTAGCAACTCAAGGATGTATTCTGCTGATGGTTGGAGTTGCCACTTAGAACCCACACTTGGCACAGTCCACAAGAGATGGCAAAACAATATTCATTCagcttgataaaaaaaatatatatacaatccCTAATCATTGCAATGTTTTTCTTCCTTTCCCCACCATTTTGCCTTTTGAAAATCACAAACGAATGAGATGAGTTGCTGAAAAGCTTAAATGTTCAATGACTCGTTTTGTTAGTGCAAACATTTTACCCAATATAGTAATAATATCCAGTTTAACCATAAATTTTTCCTTGTAATTTCTGCTGTAAAGTTGAATTGCCAGTAAGTAATAGAGACCCAACTAACTGCTAGTCCAATGCACCAGGGTGTACTGCCAATGCTAAAGTTCAGGCTTGACAACCTTCCTCCATATTCATATTACAGAAAGACTATGCCCTCAAGACGTGGATGGCGTCAATCTGCCCTTTCAACTGACAGAAATAGGAGAAATCTCCTTCCAACTTGGCTTAAAAAATATCACTACCAAAAGCCCTGGTAAGATTGCCTCGATCCTTCCGTTTCAGCGGCAGAGAGTGGAGTTGAGTTCCGTGACATAGCGCCCCCTATCTACAGAGGTCCTGCACTGCAGGTTTACATTGGTGCTTTGGCTGGGGTTTCCTCCTCCTGCCAGGACAGCTCTGCTTTCTGTCTCGGTGGCTCCTGCTGTTGCTGCCTGATGACTGTCCTGTTCCTGTGCTTGGCTGTTTGTTGGCATGGCTGTTCTGACAAGACGTCAAACTCGCTTTGTCCACCTGTTGCCAGGAAAACATATAGGATAAGATTAACTTTATTGTCCCAATTTTCCTTGGAACAACATTTAGTGTGACATCATAATTTGATGTGTGGTAATTTAACACTAAAACTTGTCTGTTATAGTCACCTACCGTGCTCTTGTTCGACTGGCTTACGCAGCTGCTGGAAGAGAAACTTGTATCCCTGTGATTGGTCAATCCAGCACTGGGTGCAGATGAGCCTCGCCTACCCCGCGTCGTAGTCACCGGTTTACAGCGGATTCCGTCCGAATCCTGGAGGGATCATAGCAACCAATCAAGCGAGGACAAAATATTATTTAACGACAGGCATCTCAATGTTTTAACGCATGACAGGGTAGATTACCTAAGGGACCTTTCTTTTTATTAACgccgttttctccccaatttcgtggtatccaattggtagttacagtcttgtctcatcgcgtacggactcgggagaggcgaaggtcgagagccgtgcgtcctccgaaacacaaccaagccacactgcttttGACAATGCCRacttaatccggaagccagcRgcaccaatgtgtcggaggaaacaccgtgcacctggcgacaggagtcgctagtgcgcgatgggacaaggatatccctgctgcccaaaccctcccctaacccggacgggcCAATTGTATGccgtcccatgggtctcccacagagcctggactcgaacccagaatctctagtggcacagccttaggggccttctgagtggcgcagtggtctaagggacCTTTCTGATAGATTAAATATTTTAGAGCTTTAAATCACAGGTGCGAATGAAAGGCCAACACTGGGGCTGTAGTTATCAAGCGTCTCAGATCTACACGCCAGAGTATCACttgatacatacagtgcattcgtaaagtattcggaccccttgacttttaccacattttgttacgttgcagccttgttctaaaatgtattacatKYTTTTTTTTWaacttatgtaaataagatatttccttttttttctttcttttttttaatacattgcaacattttctaaaacctgttttcgctttgtcattattgtgtgtagattgatgaggaaaatgttttattttatcaattttagaataaggcagtcagtaacgtaacaaaatgtggaaaaagtcaaggggtctgaatactttctgaggagCAAAGTGTGTGGAGAGAACACGCTCTGTTTGACAAGGCACTCACAGCGTCACTGGAGCTAGCTGAAGAAGAATGTGGCGAGGAGAATGacaaagaggggggaggagaggaggagctgggggACTCTGCCCCTTCCTCAGAGAGATTGTTGATGCATTCCTCCATCTCCTGAACCTCCACCAGCAACGTGACATTACCTGTGACATCAAAGGGGAATGGTAAAAAATGTGGGGTTCGACAATTTTATACTGTTTTTATATAGTGCTATAAATTGGGCTCTAACATGTCTCCTCTCCTTACCTTTTAAGGCCAGGGAGTTCAGTGATAGGGCAGCCCACTTCATGGTGATCCAGTCTCTGTATTCAGCAACTTCCTGAGTCACCCGGATGATTCTGCCCAGTATACTGCAAGACACACAATCATTTATATTACACGTTGGAACAGTGGACacaatatttttttacacttAATATTGTtgaaaatatacagtgcattcaggaaagtattcagacccctcaactttttccacattttgttaccttacagccttactctaaaatggattcaattatttttccccccctcaatctacacacaataccccataatgacaaagcaaKATCAGGTTTAGAatttcttttgcaaatgtattataaataaaaaactgaaatatgacattcacctaagtattcagtactttgttgcagcacctttggcattgattacagccttgagtcttcttgggtatgatgttacaagcttggcacacctgtatttggggagtttctcccatttttctctgcagatcctctcaagctctgtcaggttggatggggagcgtcgctgcacagctattttcaggtctctccagagatgtccaatcgggttcaagtcaggcctctgtccttgagtggcccagccattcagagacttgtcccgaagccattcccacgttgtcttgcctgtgtgcctagggtcattgtgctgttggaaggtgaaacttccttcatctttccctcgatcctgactagtctctcagtccctgccgctgaaaaacatccccacagcatgatgctgtcaccaccatgcttcactgtagggatggtgccaggtttcctccagacatgacacttggcattcaggccaaagagttcagtcttggtttcagaccagagaatcttgtttctcatggtctgagtctttaggtgccttttactgcAATGTAGTGGCTTGTGcttgtgcctttttactgaggagtggcttccgtctggccactctaccataaaggcctgattggtggagtgctgcagatggttgtccttctggaaagttctcccatctccacggaggaactctggatctctttcagagtgaccatcgggttattggtcacctccagccagctctaggaagagtcttggtggttccaaacttcttccatttaagaatgatggagaccactgtgttattggggaccttcaatgctgcagaaatgttttggtacccttccccagatctctgcctcaacacaatcctgtctcagagctctacggacaattccttcgacgtcatggcttggtttttgctctgaKatgcactgtcaactgtgggaccttatWTaaaacaggtgtgttccttttcaaatcatgtccaatcaattgaatttaccacaggtggactccaatcaagttgtagaaacatctcaaggatgagcaatggaaacaggatgcacctgagctcaatttagagtctcatagcaaagggtctgaatacgtttttgttatatatatatatatatattattacatacatacacacgtgtagattgatgaggggaaaacattttataaaatacattttagaataaggctgtaacgtaacaaaatgtggaaaaagtcaaggtttctgaatactttcccgaatgcgctGTATTGTTCAAAGTTCCATTCCTGGCAGTCAGCTCCAGCGAACCCATCACTCACAATTATGTGACTGTAACCCTCCCCATGTGTCCCAGCCCTGCCCAGTACCTCTCGCCGTGGTTGTTGAAGTGGTACTTAGCGATGGGCGACACAGCGTGGCTCAGCACCATGAAGGCATAGTCAAACACCTGCTTCACCTGCATGGCCCCGTATGAGCTACGGCCCACATCATTACCTGGACAACACAGGACGGACACCAAACTCTCATGGTCAGGTACAAGCTTAGACTTGGCAGGTGTTTATTGTAGGAGTTCTCAAACGTCATCTCAATAAAACAACTGCATCTGATGTTTTATTTATGGCAGAAGTCAGAAGCACAAGCCACTACATTGAATTAATTTTATTAACCCCGttttctcctcaatttcgtggcatctaattggtagttacagtcttgtctcatcgcgtacggactcgggagaggcgaaggtcagaGATGCATtatataggtagctagctaccatACTGTAACCAGTGTATGCAGTAAGGAGTCTTAGACAAACTACAAAGGTATGAACCCGGGCTCACCTGGCTGCAGTGGGTCTTCAATGTAGAGCAGGGAAGGTCTGTATCCATCCAGCATGCTCTTCTGGACKTCGTCTTTGGAGAGGTAGCAGCCTCCGTCCTTGATCCGGATCCCCGTCTTCAGGTAGTTAAAATGGCGGCCGTACAGCTCAAAGAACTCTATGAGTAGGACACCAGTGTTGGCGTTGGGACTGCATGCGTTCTCCCTGCTATGGAGCTGAAACATACACACTCTATTGTCTATTACTTGCTTCCATCTTAAGAACACGTAGTAGTAAGAACACTATGCTGctggtgacaaatacaatttgccCTCGGGGATCAATAAAGTTTCTTCAATGGTACAAAATGTATATTTCCTCACTCTCAACGGTTGAGGAAAGGCCGGACAAATGCATCatataataatttaattagaatacCGGATTGAGAgtataatgataataatacaagGATGACGGGCACCGACCCACCTGTAAGAAGCTGACAGCGACGAGGAAGAGGCTGTAGGAACTGATGCCTCCTGTAAACACTTCATTCATGTCTCTTTGTAATAAGAACTGCTTCAGGACTAGCACCAGGTACGGAAGCACAGGATATTTCTGAGGAGAAACAGATGGAGAGAAAACTTTAGAGAACAGTAGTTCACACTATGAGGATTGTGCCTAAATTGACGCTCAGATGACACTCAATccttagaaagaaacacacacatactaccaGATAAGCTAAATGCCTTCCATGCTCATTTCGAGGCAtgtaacactgaaccatgcatgagagcaccagctgttccggacgactttcTGATCACGCTCTACGTAGcagatgtaagacctttaaacaggttaatagTAAAAGCCGCggagccagatggattaccaggacacgtactgaccagctggcaagtgtcttcacggacatgatcaacctctccctgtccctgtctgtaatacctacatgtttcaagcagactggcatagtccctgtgcccaagaatgccaagctaacctgtctaaatgactaatCGGCACGCAACACTCACATCTGCAGCCATGAAATGCCttggaaggctggtcatggctcatatcaacaccatcatcagacaccctggacccactccaattcgcataccgccccaacagatcccccAGATGAcataatctctattgcactccacactgccctctcccaccttgACAAAACTAACatctatgtgaaaatgctgttcat
This portion of the Salvelinus sp. IW2-2015 linkage group LG4q.1:29, ASM291031v2, whole genome shotgun sequence genome encodes:
- the LOC111962697 gene encoding terminal nucleotidyltransferase 4B-like; this encodes MQGTINPKGDNKIEQLSDLLEENINQHPTGKGSSGAGIVGGTAFGSWRGREREYEFGNRRRGDNRASTFGFNRSLLSISCNSTVHETGCRRVGYTDTPWKTRNYAAGILGLHEEIQDFYTYMSPRPEEEKMRREVVERIERVIKDLWPTADVQVFGSFSTGLYLPTSDIDLVVFVKFREGDTLPLWRLEEALRKHKVVEENSVKVLDKATVPIIKLIDSXTEVKVDISFNMKNAVKAAALIKDYKKKYPVLPYLVLVLKQFLLQRDMNEVFTGGISSYSLFLVAVSFLQLHSRENACSPNANTGVLLIEFFELYGRHFNYLKTGIRIKDGGCYLSKDXVQKSMLDGYRPSLLYIEDPLQPGNDVGRSSYGAMQVKQVFDYAFMVLSHAVSPIAKYHFNNHGESILGRIIRVTQEVAEYRDWITMKWAALSLNSLALKGNVTLLVEVQEMEECINNLSEEGAESPSSSSPPPSLSFSSPHSSSASSSDADSDGIRCKPVTTTRGRRGSSAPSAGLTNHRDTSFSSSSCVSQSNKSTVDKASLTSCQNSHANKQPSTGTGQSSGSNSRSHRDRKQSCPGRRRKPQPKHQCKPAVQDLCR